The Elusimicrobiaceae bacterium genome has a window encoding:
- a CDS encoding response regulator transcription factor has translation MNAKIIICDDHKIFREGLRTLIEKETGFSVIAEADDGVQAVELARKLLPDVVIMDISMPRLNGIEAARKILAHNRHVKIIALSMHADRRFVKQLFTAGARAYLLKDAAFGELSCAINAVRNGKTYLSTAIADVIVRDYIVQPAVPGKTVFSQLTDREREVLQLFAEGRSTKQIATQLKLSVKTIETHRKQIMEKLDIHSIAGLTKYAIREGITAL, from the coding sequence ATGAACGCGAAGATAATAATCTGCGACGACCATAAAATTTTCCGCGAGGGCCTGCGCACGCTTATCGAAAAAGAGACCGGGTTTTCTGTCATCGCCGAAGCGGACGACGGTGTGCAGGCGGTCGAACTGGCCCGGAAACTTCTGCCCGACGTGGTGATTATGGATATCTCCATGCCGCGCCTTAACGGCATAGAGGCGGCGCGCAAAATCCTCGCGCATAACAGGCACGTCAAGATAATCGCGCTTTCCATGCATGCCGACCGCAGGTTCGTCAAGCAGCTGTTCACCGCCGGCGCGCGCGCCTATCTGCTGAAGGACGCGGCGTTCGGCGAACTGTCCTGCGCGATCAACGCCGTACGCAACGGAAAAACCTATCTGAGCACCGCAATAGCCGACGTGATAGTGCGGGATTATATCGTGCAGCCCGCCGTGCCGGGCAAAACCGTTTTCTCTCAGCTGACCGACCGGGAGCGCGAGGTGCTTCAGCTTTTCGCCGAAGGCCGCTCCACCAAGCAGATAGCCACCCAGCTCAAACTGAGCGTAAAAACCATCGAAACACACCGCAAGCAGATAATGGAAAAACTGGACATCCACAGCATCGCAGGACTCACCAAGTATGCCATACGTGAGGGAATAACCGCCCTGTAA
- a CDS encoding sensor histidine kinase, with amino-acid sequence MQKKRSGAKNDMRILHDLRERVKELTALHQTARIQQDNSKSIAEVFQETVRVIPPAWQYPRHTAARIVFGGREFRTDGIAVTRGKQSAEFVTAKRKKGLIEVYYLKKFPAETEGPFLAEERNLINSLAEILRSCAERREAAQALLRASRQLERRVRQRTAALQRLNIALEAEIAVRKRAEKENRLYQEQLSSLASELSLTEERERRAIAADLHDHIGQTLATAKIKLAELLRPGTAGPQQCRQAYALIEEAIQYTRSLTFELSSPILYELGFEAAVESLAEQLQEKYGFKIAVTDDGERKPLSEEVSVFLFKAVRELLVNSAKHADAKNVAIALRRRARHIEITVRDDGSGFKPRAPGKRYDGFGLFSIRERLGRVGGEMRIDSDLPKGALITLSAPLKARARKKT; translated from the coding sequence ATGCAAAAAAAACGGTCCGGCGCAAAAAACGACATGCGGATTCTCCATGACCTGCGCGAGCGGGTCAAGGAACTTACCGCTTTGCACCAGACCGCTAGAATCCAGCAGGACAACAGCAAATCCATCGCCGAAGTGTTTCAGGAAACGGTGCGTGTCATCCCGCCCGCGTGGCAGTATCCGCGGCATACGGCGGCCCGCATCGTTTTCGGCGGGCGCGAATTCCGTACCGACGGGATTGCGGTAACGCGGGGGAAACAGTCGGCGGAGTTTGTCACCGCCAAGCGCAAAAAAGGCTTGATCGAGGTATATTACCTCAAAAAGTTTCCGGCTGAAACCGAAGGCCCGTTTCTGGCGGAGGAACGCAATCTCATCAATTCGCTGGCGGAGATCCTGCGCTCGTGCGCCGAACGCAGGGAAGCGGCCCAAGCTCTTTTGCGGGCCAGCCGCCAGCTGGAACGCCGGGTGCGCCAGCGCACCGCCGCGCTGCAGAGGCTTAACATAGCGCTGGAAGCCGAAATAGCCGTGCGCAAACGCGCGGAGAAGGAAAACCGGCTGTATCAGGAGCAGCTGAGTTCGCTGGCGTCGGAACTGTCGCTTACGGAAGAACGCGAACGCCGCGCCATCGCCGCCGACCTGCATGACCATATAGGGCAGACTCTGGCTACCGCCAAAATCAAGCTCGCGGAGCTGCTGCGGCCCGGCACCGCCGGCCCCCAGCAATGCAGGCAGGCATACGCGCTTATCGAAGAAGCCATCCAGTACACCCGGTCGCTTACGTTCGAGTTAAGCTCGCCGATCCTGTACGAACTGGGGTTCGAGGCGGCGGTGGAGTCGCTGGCGGAGCAGCTGCAGGAAAAATACGGTTTTAAAATTGCCGTTACCGACGACGGAGAGCGAAAACCGCTGTCGGAAGAAGTGTCGGTGTTCCTTTTCAAAGCGGTGCGGGAACTGCTTGTAAATTCCGCCAAACACGCCGACGCGAAAAACGTGGCTATAGCACTGCGCCGCCGCGCCCGCCATATCGAGATAACGGTGCGGGACGACGGCTCCGGCTTCAAGCCCCGCGCGCCCGGCAAGCGCTACGACGGGTTCGGGCTGTTCAGCATCCGCGAGCGGCTGGGCCGGGTGGGTGGCGAAATGCGGATTGACTCGGACCTGCCGAAAGGCGCGCTGATAACGCTGTCTGCGCCGCTTAAAGCGCGCGCGAGGAAAAAAACATGA
- a CDS encoding DUF1116 domain-containing protein, which translates to MALDKLLKKELAVVNIGLKSFTDALDAAACPSAQVEWKPPVEVAAGTLETLRAHAAEIAEANAHALAIMLKGKPVLAGLDVAGNVVPGMKKNLLLHAGPPVTWEKMCGPMRGAVIGALIYERLAKTPKAAEKLAASGKIGFSPCHEHAAVGPMAGIVSYSMPVFVVKNETGGNKAYSTMNEGLGKVLRYGAFSPEVITRLRWMEKTLYPALKKAVAHTGGIDLKTLIAQALHMGDEVHNRNRAGTSLLYRALAPAVVETGRSAKTTAAVLNFINGNDHFFLNLSMAACKAVLDAARNVPKSSLAVAMARNGTEFGIQLAGTGGRWFTGPALVPDALYFAGFSKADANPDIGDSAITETGSLGGFAIAAAPAIVQFVGGTAADALNYTLQMYEITAGENNAYQIPYLNFRGTPTGIDSIKVVEKGIFPFIDTGVAHKDPGIGQVGAGVVSAPAEPFKKAVEGLAETFR; encoded by the coding sequence ATGGCGCTTGATAAACTTTTGAAAAAGGAACTTGCCGTAGTCAATATAGGGCTGAAATCTTTTACCGACGCGCTGGACGCTGCGGCCTGCCCCTCCGCTCAGGTGGAGTGGAAGCCGCCCGTCGAGGTCGCTGCGGGCACGCTGGAAACACTGCGCGCGCACGCGGCCGAAATAGCCGAAGCGAACGCCCATGCGCTTGCAATCATGCTTAAAGGCAAGCCCGTGCTTGCGGGGCTGGATGTGGCGGGCAACGTGGTGCCGGGCATGAAAAAAAACCTGCTTCTGCACGCCGGGCCGCCGGTAACGTGGGAAAAAATGTGCGGGCCCATGCGGGGCGCGGTTATCGGCGCGCTTATCTATGAACGGCTCGCAAAAACCCCGAAGGCGGCGGAAAAACTGGCCGCTTCCGGCAAGATCGGTTTCTCGCCATGCCATGAACATGCTGCGGTGGGCCCGATGGCGGGCATAGTGTCGTATTCGATGCCGGTGTTTGTTGTAAAAAACGAAACCGGCGGCAATAAAGCCTACAGCACCATGAACGAGGGGCTGGGCAAGGTGCTGCGGTACGGCGCGTTCAGCCCGGAAGTGATCACCCGGCTGAGGTGGATGGAGAAAACGCTTTATCCCGCGCTGAAAAAAGCGGTCGCGCATACCGGCGGGATTGACCTTAAAACGCTGATCGCGCAGGCGCTGCACATGGGCGATGAAGTGCATAACCGAAACCGGGCCGGCACGTCGCTGCTGTACCGCGCGCTCGCGCCGGCGGTGGTGGAAACCGGCAGAAGCGCGAAAACCACGGCGGCTGTCCTGAATTTCATCAACGGCAACGACCATTTCTTTCTGAATCTCTCGATGGCCGCGTGCAAAGCGGTGCTCGACGCGGCGCGCAACGTGCCCAAAAGCAGCCTTGCCGTGGCAATGGCGCGCAACGGCACTGAATTCGGAATCCAGCTGGCGGGCACGGGCGGCCGCTGGTTCACCGGCCCCGCGCTGGTGCCGGACGCGCTTTATTTTGCCGGTTTTTCCAAAGCGGACGCCAACCCCGACATAGGCGACAGCGCGATTACCGAAACCGGCTCGCTCGGAGGGTTCGCCATCGCGGCCGCGCCCGCGATCGTGCAGTTTGTGGGCGGCACCGCCGCCGACGCGCTTAACTACACCCTGCAGATGTATGAAATAACCGCGGGCGAAAACAACGCCTATCAGATTCCCTACCTCAATTTCCGCGGCACGCCCACGGGCATTGACTCGATAAAAGTGGTGGAAAAAGGCATTTTCCCCTTTATAGACACCGGCGTGGCGCACAAGGATCCCGGAATAGGGCAGGTGGGCGCGGGGGTTGTAAGCGCGCCGGCCGAACCGTTTAAAAAAGCGGTTGAGGGGCTGGCCGAAACTTTCCGGTAA
- the fdrA gene encoding acyl-CoA synthetase FdrA, which produces MITKGLIKKGEYFDSVSLMLVARKVTALDGIKDCSIVMGTAENRAILANSGMLLDLFKNALDSDLLIAVSAGTGEQADDAIAKAQEFMAQSGKTETANTEFKPRSTEGALKIIPQANLCLISVAGKYAAAVARDALERGLNVMLFSDNVPVASEVELKKYAQARDLIVMGPDCGTAIINGVPLAFANAVNRGDIGAVAAAGTGLQEVTALISNAGAGISQAIGTGGRDVKQEVGGIAFLQGLEALIKDPGTKIILLVSKPPHREVMAKISELARTAGKPVVGVFLGGNPDSLKECGITVCRTLEDAAYAAVALSRGEKPAAAADSASLQKLAAAERANKRPGRKYVRGLFSGGTFCSEAQVIMEPALGTVYSNVPLSKTNRLESALTSREHTVVDMGDDEFTVGRPHPMIDFSLRNRRIAQEAADPTTSVILLDVVIGYGSNMAPLDELGPVIRAAKKADASLSIVCSVTGTDKDPQCRKKVAAGLEDAGALVMPSNAAACRLAAFIAK; this is translated from the coding sequence ATGATAACCAAAGGACTGATTAAAAAAGGCGAATATTTCGACTCCGTTTCGCTGATGCTGGTGGCCCGGAAGGTAACCGCGCTTGACGGCATCAAAGACTGCTCGATAGTAATGGGCACCGCTGAAAACCGCGCTATTCTGGCTAATTCCGGCATGCTGCTGGACCTGTTTAAAAACGCGCTCGACTCCGACCTGCTGATCGCCGTAAGCGCGGGAACAGGCGAACAGGCCGACGACGCTATCGCAAAGGCTCAGGAATTCATGGCCCAATCGGGCAAAACCGAAACTGCGAACACGGAATTCAAACCCCGGTCTACGGAAGGCGCGCTCAAAATCATTCCGCAGGCGAACCTGTGCCTGATTTCAGTGGCGGGCAAATACGCCGCCGCCGTGGCAAGGGACGCGCTGGAACGCGGACTTAACGTGATGCTGTTTTCGGACAACGTGCCGGTGGCGAGCGAAGTCGAGCTGAAGAAATACGCTCAGGCGCGCGATCTTATCGTAATGGGCCCGGATTGCGGAACCGCCATCATCAACGGCGTGCCGCTGGCGTTCGCCAACGCCGTAAACCGCGGCGATATCGGCGCGGTGGCCGCCGCCGGAACGGGCCTGCAGGAAGTCACCGCCCTTATTTCCAACGCGGGCGCGGGGATCAGCCAGGCGATCGGGACCGGCGGGCGCGACGTGAAACAGGAGGTCGGCGGAATAGCGTTTCTTCAGGGGCTGGAGGCCTTGATAAAGGATCCCGGCACAAAAATCATCCTTTTGGTTTCCAAACCGCCGCACCGCGAAGTTATGGCTAAAATTTCCGAGCTCGCCAGAACCGCGGGAAAACCGGTGGTTGGAGTATTTCTTGGCGGCAATCCGGACAGCCTGAAAGAATGCGGCATTACCGTCTGCCGCACGCTGGAAGACGCGGCTTATGCGGCAGTCGCGCTGTCGCGCGGCGAAAAGCCGGCCGCGGCGGCTGATTCCGCATCCTTGCAGAAACTCGCCGCGGCAGAGCGCGCAAACAAGCGGCCCGGCCGGAAATACGTGCGCGGCCTGTTCAGCGGAGGCACCTTCTGCAGCGAGGCGCAGGTAATTATGGAACCAGCGCTCGGAACGGTTTATTCCAACGTTCCGCTCAGCAAAACCAACCGGCTTGAAAGCGCGCTCACGAGCCGGGAACATACGGTGGTGGACATGGGCGACGATGAATTTACCGTGGGGCGTCCGCACCCGATGATTGATTTCTCGCTTCGCAACAGGCGCATAGCGCAGGAAGCCGCCGACCCCACGACAAGCGTGATCCTGCTGGATGTGGTTATCGGCTACGGCTCGAACATGGCTCCGCTGGACGAACTGGGCCCGGTTATCCGCGCGGCGAAAAAAGCGGACGCCTCGCTTTCCATAGTCTGTTCCGTTACCGGCACGGATAAAGATCCCCAGTGCCGGAAAAAAGTGGCGGCCGGGCTTGAAGACGCCGGCGCGCTGGTAATGCCGTCGAACGCGGCGGCCTGCCGGCTGGCCGCGTTTATCGCGAAGTAA